A stretch of Leptospira perdikensis DNA encodes these proteins:
- a CDS encoding chemotaxis protein CheW, which translates to MAGILGEYTEVFLEESEDQIEELNSNLVKLEKDHENPEIINDIFRAAHSLKSSSAFVGLYNLSDLSHTMENLLQKIREGSLEINVKLVNLLFECFDLIKQVIEGVANGVKVETPFTDMIKKLQDYEAQPTQSGGGSSATKSNPSGPAKSADSSSSSLSLTEDEISEIRQSLKEDSGLSAFSVNLKLKDDTPMQNLRLLLILQSVKQSGAIIKCNPTEDALDNGQGSFALSFITVTKNNQHELHVQCNIDMVDSLSVEEIELPETEMEALEKRSEGASSDIAGSSALGQSDSEEKHAVKGSANFDKAVTDSKVVMRTIKVSSDKLDQLMNNVGELVITNSGFQKIYDDLVAQFGEDSLFNELKGKIDQINRISKDLQTGIMNIRMVPIGSVFNRFTRLIRDLSLETGKQVNLVLRGENTELDKKVIDAIGEPLIHLIRNSVDHGIESPSERRASGKPEEGTVELNAYQGGSNILVEIRDDGKGLNKDKILKKAIERGLVSDTDAQNLSESDIFQFIFAPGFSTADKISDISGRGVGMNVVNKLIEEFKGKILIHSEEGKGSSFTLSFPQALAIIPSILVIMEEEVYAFPLSEVSETIKVNLDQITTLEGHEIINLRGEVLPIYRLNRILGLADKQEMVEVPVVIVNYKTRKLGFMVDDLIGKHETVIKSLGKNFKDIQGLTGATIMGDGTIILVLDIPGLVEIAADKVDWSDKLVAGDMMKRASTIRSLEMSDSEYMFKSNHPTNRYNAKLIELRAKDKSRVKKDKHKIEKHVIVPKEEVFAEEPATNLKITTEVIKTETVVNGDSGESSHSSTSTLVIDHKTDEIHRLADVAKIENVKLTEREQAAEIIKGFVEQKEERLNQVAALNSNAINEIMSSKDIKKLENIVNTGMMNAGVVLSQLVGKEVELFIPEIKLTDREGLAKEFRYSMDQFFGMKIRMTGDLNGNLLMMFSEDNGSEIAKELLGSEDAKYAEGSTHKLSEDMVSVLSEISNIVCSSVMNSLSNKLKKEVLPSVPEMITGSFMDVIDIVKPERTKFLSMHTEFNHQGSNLIGVLIFLPDFDELVDLIHKS; encoded by the coding sequence TTGGCTGGAATTTTAGGCGAATACACAGAAGTTTTCCTGGAAGAATCTGAGGATCAAATTGAGGAATTAAATTCCAATTTGGTGAAACTAGAAAAAGACCATGAAAACCCAGAAATCATCAATGATATTTTTCGTGCAGCACACTCATTAAAAAGTTCTTCTGCTTTCGTTGGATTATACAATCTTTCGGATCTGTCCCACACAATGGAAAACCTTCTCCAAAAAATCAGAGAAGGGAGTTTGGAAATCAACGTTAAGTTGGTAAATCTATTATTTGAATGTTTTGATCTCATCAAACAAGTGATCGAAGGTGTCGCCAACGGTGTAAAAGTGGAAACACCTTTTACTGACATGATTAAAAAACTGCAGGACTATGAGGCGCAACCGACACAATCTGGTGGTGGTTCCAGTGCTACTAAATCAAATCCGAGTGGCCCGGCAAAGTCTGCAGATAGTTCTAGTTCTTCCCTTAGTTTGACCGAAGATGAAATTTCAGAAATTCGCCAATCCTTAAAAGAAGATAGTGGGCTTTCTGCATTTTCCGTTAACTTAAAGTTGAAGGATGATACGCCGATGCAGAATCTAAGACTTCTGCTTATTTTACAGTCAGTAAAACAATCTGGTGCTATCATCAAATGTAATCCCACTGAAGATGCTTTGGACAATGGTCAAGGTAGTTTTGCACTTTCTTTTATTACTGTAACCAAAAACAACCAACACGAGTTACATGTTCAATGTAATATTGATATGGTTGATAGTCTTTCTGTGGAAGAAATCGAACTTCCTGAAACAGAAATGGAAGCTCTCGAAAAAAGATCAGAAGGGGCATCCTCTGACATTGCGGGAAGTTCTGCTTTGGGGCAGTCTGATTCAGAAGAGAAACATGCTGTTAAAGGTTCAGCTAATTTTGATAAAGCGGTAACTGATTCCAAGGTGGTGATGCGAACCATCAAAGTATCATCTGACAAATTAGACCAACTCATGAATAACGTTGGGGAACTTGTTATTACCAATTCTGGATTCCAGAAGATATATGATGATTTAGTCGCACAGTTTGGTGAAGATTCTTTATTCAATGAACTCAAAGGAAAAATCGATCAGATCAATCGAATTTCTAAAGACTTACAAACTGGAATTATGAATATCCGAATGGTTCCAATTGGATCCGTATTCAATCGTTTTACAAGACTCATTCGGGATCTCTCTTTAGAAACAGGAAAACAAGTAAATCTTGTTTTACGTGGTGAAAACACAGAACTCGATAAAAAAGTAATCGATGCCATTGGTGAACCACTCATCCATCTCATTCGAAATTCTGTGGATCATGGAATTGAATCTCCTTCGGAGAGAAGGGCTTCTGGCAAACCGGAAGAAGGTACTGTAGAACTCAATGCTTACCAAGGTGGGTCGAATATCCTTGTAGAAATTCGAGATGATGGAAAGGGTTTGAACAAAGATAAAATCCTTAAAAAAGCCATCGAACGCGGACTTGTTAGCGATACGGATGCACAAAACCTATCAGAGTCGGACATCTTTCAATTTATCTTTGCTCCTGGATTTTCCACTGCGGATAAAATTTCCGATATTTCTGGGCGTGGTGTAGGGATGAACGTTGTCAACAAACTCATTGAAGAGTTTAAGGGCAAAATCCTCATTCATTCAGAAGAAGGAAAAGGTTCTTCTTTTACACTTTCTTTCCCACAAGCATTGGCCATCATTCCTTCCATTCTTGTGATTATGGAAGAGGAAGTGTATGCTTTCCCACTTTCAGAAGTATCCGAAACGATCAAAGTAAATTTGGATCAAATCACAACTCTTGAGGGACACGAAATCATTAACTTACGTGGTGAGGTATTACCGATCTACCGTTTGAATCGTATCCTTGGTCTTGCCGACAAACAAGAGATGGTGGAAGTGCCGGTCGTCATCGTGAATTACAAAACGAGAAAACTCGGGTTTATGGTAGATGATTTAATTGGAAAACACGAAACCGTAATTAAATCTCTTGGTAAGAACTTCAAAGACATCCAGGGTTTGACCGGTGCGACCATTATGGGTGATGGAACCATCATTCTTGTATTGGACATTCCTGGCCTTGTAGAAATTGCCGCCGACAAAGTGGATTGGTCTGATAAATTGGTGGCAGGTGATATGATGAAACGTGCCTCCACGATTCGCTCTCTCGAAATGTCGGATTCCGAGTATATGTTTAAATCCAATCACCCAACTAACCGGTATAACGCGAAGTTGATCGAATTACGTGCGAAAGATAAATCGCGTGTTAAAAAAGATAAACATAAGATCGAAAAACATGTCATTGTTCCAAAAGAAGAAGTATTTGCCGAAGAACCAGCAACCAATCTTAAAATCACAACAGAAGTGATCAAAACGGAAACTGTTGTGAATGGGGATTCAGGGGAATCGTCGCATTCCTCTACGTCGACTCTTGTGATTGATCACAAAACAGACGAAATTCATCGTTTGGCAGATGTTGCAAAAATAGAAAACGTTAAACTTACGGAAAGAGAACAAGCCGCGGAAATCATAAAAGGGTTTGTCGAACAAAAAGAAGAACGATTGAACCAAGTGGCTGCATTGAATTCAAACGCGATCAACGAAATCATGTCTTCTAAAGATATCAAAAAATTAGAGAACATTGTCAATACAGGTATGATGAATGCCGGTGTTGTTTTGTCTCAGTTAGTTGGTAAAGAAGTTGAACTTTTTATTCCTGAAATCAAACTCACTGATCGTGAAGGATTAGCAAAAGAGTTTCGTTATTCTATGGACCAGTTCTTTGGAATGAAAATTCGTATGACTGGAGATCTGAACGGAAACCTTCTGATGATGTTTTCTGAAGACAATGGGTCTGAAATTGCCAAAGAATTACTTGGTTCGGAAGATGCTAAATATGCTGAAGGAAGCACACATAAACTTTCAGAAGATATGGTTTCCGTTCTCTCTGAGATTTCCAATATTGTTTGTTCGAGTGTGATGAACTCACTTTCTAACAAATTAAAAAAAGAAGTGTTACCTTCGGTTCCAGAAATGATTACAGGTAGTTTTATGGATGTGATCGACATTGTGAAACCAGAACGAACCAAGTTTTTGTCCATGCATACAGAATTTAATCACCAAGGAAGTAACCTAATTGGTGTTTTAATCTTCTTACCTGATTTTGACGAACTGGTAGATTTGATCCATAAATCATGA
- a CDS encoding protein-glutamate methylesterase/protein-glutamine glutaminase — MNKKPTVVIIDDSLLVRNILSDVLTKKDEVQVIATGKTGMDCIDLAEKLKPDFIVLDIEMPIMDGLTALAEIKKLKLNTHVIMLSVLTQHGADATFKALELGAVDFIPKPSSGNQFSPEDVAAVLSAKIKGFSDSRLPSPEIQPRPERTERQLNKSFQKPIKVDAIGIGTSTGGPKALQTVFASIPEDFAKPIFVVQHMPAGFTKAFADRLNSLSKIQVKEAEQGDLVQSGTAYIAPGDYQMKVITKGKDRVIELTHAGQVNGHRPSIEVLFDSLVEAYGGDHLLSMIMTGMGKDGSQAITNIHAKGGITLAQNEATSVVYGMNRVAVELGGIDFVLPVDDLVPKMIELLKSRGN; from the coding sequence ATGAATAAAAAACCTACCGTTGTTATCATTGACGACTCACTGCTTGTGAGGAATATCCTAAGTGATGTCCTCACCAAAAAAGATGAAGTACAAGTCATTGCCACCGGTAAAACCGGAATGGATTGTATTGATTTAGCGGAAAAATTAAAACCTGACTTTATCGTTTTGGACATTGAGATGCCGATTATGGATGGTCTCACTGCCCTTGCAGAAATCAAAAAACTCAAACTCAATACACATGTCATTATGCTTTCGGTACTCACCCAACATGGGGCTGATGCTACTTTTAAAGCATTAGAGCTTGGTGCCGTTGACTTCATTCCGAAACCGTCCAGTGGAAATCAGTTTTCACCAGAAGATGTTGCAGCAGTTTTATCTGCAAAAATTAAAGGGTTTTCTGATTCTAGGTTGCCGAGTCCAGAAATCCAACCAAGGCCGGAACGGACCGAACGCCAATTAAATAAAAGTTTTCAAAAACCGATCAAAGTAGACGCTATCGGAATAGGGACCTCGACGGGGGGACCAAAAGCCTTACAGACTGTCTTCGCTAGCATTCCGGAAGATTTTGCGAAGCCTATCTTTGTGGTGCAACACATGCCGGCGGGGTTTACGAAGGCATTTGCGGATCGATTGAATTCCTTGTCTAAAATACAAGTGAAGGAAGCAGAACAAGGGGATCTCGTGCAATCAGGAACCGCTTACATTGCTCCTGGTGATTATCAAATGAAGGTGATCACTAAGGGAAAGGATCGTGTCATTGAACTCACCCATGCAGGGCAGGTCAATGGGCATAGACCATCCATTGAAGTATTGTTTGATAGTTTGGTGGAAGCTTATGGTGGAGATCATCTTTTATCCATGATCATGACAGGTATGGGAAAAGATGGATCACAAGCAATCACCAACATTCACGCCAAGGGAGGTATTACTTTGGCGCAGAATGAAGCAACATCGGTTGTCTATGGGATGAACCGGGTTGCAGTGGAATTGGGAGGCATTGATTTTGTCCTTCCGGTGGATGATTTAGTACCAAAGATGATAGAATTATTAAAGTCGAGAGGGAATTAA
- a CDS encoding response regulator: protein MARILVVDDAKFMRTLVKDALVGAGHEIVGEAENGNIAVEQYKNLKPDLVTMDITMREKDGIEATKEIIKFDASAKIIMVTALGQEDLLAKAIKMGVKDFVVKPFPPERLQQAAAKALGL, encoded by the coding sequence ATGGCAAGAATTTTGGTTGTAGATGATGCAAAATTCATGAGAACGCTCGTAAAAGATGCGTTAGTTGGTGCGGGTCACGAGATCGTAGGTGAAGCTGAGAACGGTAATATTGCGGTGGAACAATACAAAAACCTCAAACCAGACTTAGTAACAATGGACATTACCATGCGTGAAAAAGATGGTATCGAAGCAACAAAGGAAATCATTAAGTTTGATGCTTCTGCTAAAATCATTATGGTAACGGCTCTTGGTCAAGAAGACTTACTTGCGAAAGCAATTAAGATGGGTGTGAAGGATTTTGTGGTAAAACCTTTTCCACCAGAAAGATTGCAACAAGCAGCAGCAAAAGCATTAGGTTTATAA
- a CDS encoding segregation and condensation protein A: MSQTPEFIVRWQNQDGGLTEGPLTVLWSLIDSYKVDIFEVSLSRITSDFIQFLRTSQSLSIELTSEFAVMAAHLVYLKSKALLPDPGFEEEDYNPPLPKELVDKLLEHKKFQMAGQRLAELDRLTAGMFTRETNQVLDETEVWLDVSLVDLISAFNSILEQESSNEMEDLLPIYEGVAQYSVEDKMAYLQNLLEKTGEIHFMDLFETEKPEKKEIVAAFLAVLEVVKIRVCKVVQHAVFGEIKIVKV, translated from the coding sequence GTGTCCCAAACCCCGGAGTTTATCGTCCGGTGGCAGAACCAGGACGGAGGATTGACAGAAGGACCTTTAACGGTTCTATGGTCTCTGATTGATAGTTATAAGGTTGATATTTTTGAAGTCTCCCTTTCGCGTATCACATCCGATTTCATTCAATTTCTGAGAACGAGTCAGTCCCTATCGATTGAACTTACTTCTGAGTTTGCCGTGATGGCAGCTCACTTAGTATATTTAAAATCAAAAGCTTTATTGCCTGATCCTGGTTTTGAAGAAGAGGACTACAATCCTCCTCTTCCGAAAGAACTTGTAGATAAATTACTCGAACACAAGAAGTTTCAAATGGCCGGACAACGTCTAGCGGAACTGGATAGGTTGACCGCAGGTATGTTCACTCGGGAAACCAATCAAGTATTGGATGAAACTGAAGTTTGGTTGGATGTAAGTCTCGTGGATTTAATCTCTGCCTTCAATTCGATTTTGGAACAAGAGAGTTCCAACGAAATGGAAGATCTTCTTCCCATCTACGAAGGTGTGGCACAATACTCCGTAGAAGATAAAATGGCCTATTTACAAAATCTTTTGGAAAAAACCGGGGAAATCCACTTTATGGATTTGTTCGAAACAGAAAAACCGGAAAAAAAAGAAATCGTCGCTGCCTTCCTTGCCGTATTAGAAGTTGTTAAAATCCGAGTTTGCAAAGTTGTCCAACATGCAGTTTTCGGTGAAATCAAAATAGTCAAGGTTTAG
- the scpB gene encoding SMC-Scp complex subunit ScpB, translating into MEERTYTKGLLEALLFLSSDPVKLSALAKSAGIEKTEARELLDELILDYQEKEGGFLLREIAGGYQFITNQKYSEVLAHIFKDKKRETLSRGTLDTLAIIAYKQPITLTELDEIRGVSSRAMVASLMSKKLVKAVGQKEVPGRPTLYGTTGEFLLHFGLSKLTDLPTPVEVKELKFDEFTPESIIVTDETEMNPDFDTSTLPEELQEEA; encoded by the coding sequence TTGGAAGAAAGAACTTATACTAAGGGCCTTCTTGAGGCACTTCTCTTTTTATCTTCGGATCCGGTCAAATTGTCTGCACTTGCCAAGTCTGCCGGGATCGAAAAAACAGAAGCCCGGGAACTCCTAGACGAACTTATCCTCGATTACCAAGAAAAAGAAGGCGGATTTTTACTTAGAGAAATCGCCGGTGGATACCAATTCATCACAAACCAAAAATACAGCGAAGTCCTGGCCCATATCTTTAAAGATAAAAAAAGAGAAACTCTCTCTCGTGGAACCTTGGACACTCTTGCCATCATTGCTTACAAACAACCCATCACTCTGACGGAACTAGATGAAATTCGAGGAGTGTCCTCTCGAGCTATGGTCGCAAGTCTCATGTCTAAAAAACTGGTAAAAGCTGTGGGCCAAAAAGAAGTTCCTGGTAGGCCTACTTTGTATGGAACCACAGGCGAATTCTTGTTACACTTTGGTCTCAGTAAACTTACTGACCTTCCTACGCCTGTGGAAGTGAAAGAACTTAAGTTTGATGAATTCACACCAGAATCTATCATTGTTACTGATGAAACAGAAATGAATCCTGATTTTGATACAAGCACACTACCGGAAGAATTACAAGAAGAGGCATGA
- the pheA gene encoding prephenate dehydratase produces the protein MSSAEEELKKLRAGIDSLDTEIIALIQKRAGFAQEIGRVKKESGGPIYRPDREKDVYEKVTKLSGGPLPSSVIRAIYREMMSGTIALEHPLKIGFLGPEGSFSHSALRAKFGTSIEAVPQTSIPDVFRMVEEGKLDYGVVPVENSTEGQVSSTLDMFLETDLFVYSELYQRISFSLLGFETDLSAVKKIYGIRIGNEQCRNWISANLPNAEVVDTSSTAMAAKLVSERKDGLAIASKIAGEIYNLNVIAEGIEDYSGNTTRFLVIGKTESPKTKEDKTSIVFSIPNQTGSLFAILKTFNEIPVNLTKIESRPLKRNLWEYHFFVDFIGHKDDPKIAELLEKVKSQCTLFKLLGSYPTAGSFPT, from the coding sequence ATGAGTAGTGCAGAAGAAGAATTAAAAAAACTCCGTGCTGGTATCGATTCATTAGACACTGAAATCATCGCACTCATTCAAAAACGGGCTGGTTTTGCGCAAGAGATTGGTCGTGTTAAAAAAGAATCCGGTGGCCCAATTTACCGTCCTGATCGTGAAAAAGATGTATATGAAAAAGTAACTAAATTATCAGGTGGGCCACTTCCATCTTCTGTGATTCGTGCCATCTATAGAGAAATGATGTCGGGAACCATCGCCTTAGAACATCCGTTAAAGATTGGATTTTTAGGACCAGAGGGAAGTTTTTCTCATTCTGCATTACGTGCCAAATTTGGAACTTCTATTGAAGCGGTTCCGCAAACTTCGATCCCTGATGTATTTCGAATGGTAGAAGAGGGAAAGTTGGACTACGGAGTGGTTCCTGTAGAAAATTCTACGGAAGGCCAAGTCAGTTCTACCTTAGATATGTTTTTAGAAACGGATCTATTCGTTTATTCTGAGTTATACCAAAGGATTTCTTTTTCTTTACTCGGATTTGAAACTGATCTTTCTGCTGTGAAAAAAATCTACGGGATTCGGATTGGGAATGAACAGTGTCGTAATTGGATTTCGGCTAACCTGCCGAATGCGGAAGTAGTAGATACGTCCTCTACAGCCATGGCGGCAAAATTAGTTTCGGAACGAAAAGACGGGCTTGCCATCGCATCTAAAATTGCAGGTGAGATTTATAATTTAAATGTAATTGCTGAAGGAATTGAAGATTATTCTGGAAACACCACTAGATTTTTGGTGATCGGTAAAACAGAATCGCCTAAAACAAAGGAAGATAAAACATCCATCGTGTTTTCGATTCCGAACCAAACGGGTTCTTTGTTTGCTATTTTAAAAACTTTTAATGAAATACCTGTGAATCTGACAAAGATTGAATCAAGACCTTTGAAACGAAACTTATGGGAATACCATTTTTTTGTCGATTTTATTGGTCATAAAGATGATCCAAAAATTGCCGAACTACTCGAAAAAGTAAAATCACAATGTACCTTGTTTAAACTTTTGGGTTCCTATCCGACTGCCGGATCTTTTCCGACATGA
- a CDS encoding prephenate dehydrogenase: protein MKLSRVLIYGMGLMGGSLALAIREKFSDAEITAVVRSEKSKNTIRTKNLSDQFFLESEFTSPNWNQYDLVVFSTPVASILKIIPTLPKSGNTIFIDLGSTKETIVSAVESHYADTTHHYISTHPMCGSEQVGPDAAVFDLYVDKLCILTSPKSASNTSLESVRLFWEKIGSWTMEMDSKSHDETLAYLSHLPHVISTLLVNVAGANPATKKEIAGSSKPITGGGFRDMSRIAGSNPDMWISIFKENQVFLRKSIDDLIKQLLEFRDLFGSNGSFEEDKIRKIWELALVNKEEIRKIK from the coding sequence ATGAAGTTATCTAGAGTTTTGATTTATGGGATGGGGCTTATGGGTGGATCCTTGGCCCTTGCCATTCGAGAGAAATTTTCAGATGCAGAGATCACCGCAGTGGTTCGTTCTGAAAAAAGTAAAAATACAATCCGTACGAAAAACTTAAGCGATCAATTTTTTTTAGAATCAGAGTTTACTTCTCCCAACTGGAATCAGTATGATTTGGTAGTCTTTAGCACTCCTGTTGCGTCCATTTTGAAAATCATTCCTACACTTCCTAAATCGGGGAATACAATCTTTATCGATTTAGGATCTACCAAAGAAACCATTGTTTCTGCTGTGGAATCTCATTATGCAGATACCACTCATCATTATATTTCGACCCATCCTATGTGTGGATCCGAACAAGTAGGCCCGGATGCTGCGGTTTTCGATTTATACGTGGATAAACTATGTATTCTTACTTCTCCTAAGTCGGCATCTAACACGAGTTTAGAATCTGTTCGTTTGTTTTGGGAAAAAATTGGTTCTTGGACCATGGAGATGGATTCAAAGTCACATGATGAAACATTGGCTTATCTTTCTCACTTGCCACATGTGATCTCTACCTTACTTGTGAATGTGGCGGGAGCCAATCCTGCAACCAAAAAAGAAATCGCAGGATCTTCCAAACCAATCACTGGCGGTGGGTTTCGGGATATGTCAAGAATTGCCGGATCCAATCCGGATATGTGGATTTCGATCTTTAAAGAAAACCAAGTTTTTTTACGAAAGTCGATTGATGATCTGATCAAACAATTGTTAGAGTTTCGGGATTTATTTGGTTCCAATGGTTCTTTTGAAGAAGATAAAATTCGTAAAATTTGGGAATTGGCTCTGGTCAATAAAGAAGAAATTCGAAAGATCAAATGA
- a CDS encoding DUF1343 domain-containing protein: MKFLKNINKLSGCKAAILTNQSAFGFNGKYHFQTYAEIFDLKTIFLPEHGLFAELQDQVSGDELKYLFGDMQIVNLYGKEEKSLVPPKESLTGVDVIIIDIKDVGSRYYTFLTTAYYILLELSRLKKETGKAPIFLVIDSPNPIGKKVEGTPLQKEFESFVGVTSVLHRHGLTPGGLLTYYNETFQLKVDVVVVPVGVFHPKSISQFEWVPPSPNIPTQSTCLVYPGMCLLEGTNLSEGRGTTKPFETFGAPYLVGKAKEELDKRMDLHQSDDFRLRPLRFLPTFHKYTGIICEGYQLMVLKPKQFHSLYFILYFLKQLGELFPKEFEYLKGVYEFRSDRPAIELLAGDSTLLDYLYGKLSESELSEYLDQSERRWIKLTKPFRY, from the coding sequence ATGAAGTTTTTAAAAAACATAAACAAGTTAAGCGGCTGTAAGGCGGCCATTCTCACCAACCAAAGTGCTTTTGGTTTTAATGGAAAATACCACTTCCAAACCTATGCAGAAATTTTTGATCTTAAAACGATATTTTTACCGGAACATGGGCTTTTTGCTGAATTACAAGACCAGGTGAGTGGGGATGAACTCAAATATCTTTTTGGAGATATGCAGATTGTAAACCTCTATGGAAAAGAAGAAAAGAGCCTTGTTCCACCCAAAGAAAGTCTGACAGGAGTGGATGTCATCATCATTGATATTAAAGATGTGGGCTCTCGTTATTATACTTTTTTAACCACAGCTTATTATATTCTTTTAGAACTCTCTCGCCTAAAAAAAGAAACCGGTAAAGCTCCGATATTTTTAGTGATCGATTCACCAAATCCCATTGGTAAAAAAGTAGAAGGGACTCCACTCCAAAAAGAATTTGAATCCTTTGTAGGTGTCACTTCTGTATTACATAGGCATGGGCTTACCCCTGGGGGATTATTAACCTATTATAATGAAACCTTTCAGCTGAAGGTGGATGTTGTTGTGGTGCCTGTGGGTGTGTTCCATCCAAAGTCTATTTCCCAATTTGAATGGGTACCTCCGTCTCCTAATATTCCCACACAAAGTACATGTTTGGTGTATCCTGGGATGTGCCTTTTGGAAGGAACGAACCTTTCAGAAGGAAGGGGGACAACAAAACCCTTTGAAACTTTTGGAGCACCTTATTTAGTAGGCAAGGCAAAAGAAGAATTGGACAAACGAATGGACTTACATCAGTCCGATGACTTTCGTTTGCGACCTTTACGTTTTTTACCTACCTTTCATAAGTATACTGGTATTATTTGTGAAGGATACCAACTCATGGTTTTAAAACCAAAACAGTTTCATTCTCTTTATTTTATATTGTACTTTCTGAAACAACTCGGCGAGTTATTTCCCAAAGAATTCGAATACTTAAAAGGGGTGTATGAGTTTCGTTCCGATCGACCAGCGATTGAACTCCTTGCGGGTGATTCTACTTTACTTGATTATTTATACGGCAAATTATCGGAATCTGAGCTCAGTGAGTATTTAGATCAATCAGAACGTCGTTGGATTAAGCTCACAAAACCATTTCGATATTAA
- a CDS encoding LemA family protein, which yields MTRMFRTVFLVSLMATLLTNCGYNRIQELDEEVTASWAEVLNQYKRRSDLVPNLVSAVKGFANQEKDIMKGIAEARAKIGSIQATPELVNNPESLKQFDQAQGQLGSALSRLLMIQENYPQLKSDQHFSDLMAQLEGTENRITVARNRFIKSTKEFNVYIRQFPAVLTAKAFGYESKATFTVEDQKAIENAPKVEF from the coding sequence ATGACAAGAATGTTTCGAACCGTTTTTCTGGTTTCCTTAATGGCAACCTTATTAACCAACTGCGGTTATAACCGCATCCAAGAGTTGGATGAAGAAGTGACTGCTTCTTGGGCAGAAGTTCTCAACCAATACAAAAGAAGATCTGATTTAGTTCCCAATTTGGTTTCTGCCGTAAAAGGATTTGCGAACCAAGAGAAAGACATTATGAAAGGGATTGCAGAAGCACGTGCTAAAATTGGTTCTATCCAAGCTACACCAGAGCTCGTGAACAATCCGGAGAGTCTGAAACAATTTGACCAAGCGCAAGGTCAATTGGGTTCAGCACTATCAAGACTTCTTATGATTCAAGAAAACTACCCGCAATTAAAATCAGACCAACACTTTTCTGATCTAATGGCACAGTTAGAAGGAACAGAAAATCGAATTACAGTTGCTAGAAACCGATTCATCAAATCAACTAAGGAATTCAATGTGTATATCCGTCAGTTCCCTGCGGTGCTAACTGCAAAAGCTTTTGGTTATGAATCGAAAGCGACTTTCACCGTTGAAGATCAGAAAGCCATTGAGAATGCTCCGAAAGTAGAATTCTAA